One Lacunisphaera limnophila DNA window includes the following coding sequences:
- a CDS encoding FAD:protein FMN transferase — protein MNPVRFEHEAMATTFELFLDGHPPDYARQAAGAAFRELDRLEGELSRYVESSDIARANRLAPGETIAIGEDTLHCLLLAGEVSAATQRTFDPAYASVPLTDAPPGAPLYQLDPSAHTLTSLAGRLHLDLGAVGKGYALDRLAATLREWDVTAALLQSGGSSALALAAPPGEAGWAVGLGEGESYRTLSLVDAALSGSGIAVKGTHLVDPRTGAPAARRQRVWALAANAAASDALSTAFFVMTADEITSFCATHPTIGAAWQPPEGALLIRGAWPALRP, from the coding sequence ATGAATCCCGTCCGCTTCGAGCATGAGGCCATGGCCACGACCTTCGAGCTCTTCCTCGACGGCCACCCTCCTGACTACGCCCGCCAGGCCGCCGGCGCCGCCTTCCGCGAGCTCGACCGCCTCGAGGGCGAACTCAGCCGCTACGTGGAATCGAGCGACATCGCCCGCGCCAACCGCTTGGCCCCGGGCGAGACGATCGCGATCGGCGAGGACACCCTGCATTGCCTCCTGCTGGCCGGCGAGGTTTCCGCGGCCACGCAACGCACCTTCGACCCGGCCTATGCCTCGGTTCCGCTCACCGACGCCCCGCCCGGCGCCCCGCTCTACCAGCTCGATCCCTCGGCGCACACCCTCACCTCCCTGGCCGGTCGACTGCATCTGGATCTGGGCGCCGTGGGCAAGGGCTATGCCCTGGATCGCCTGGCCGCGACGCTGCGCGAGTGGGATGTCACCGCCGCTCTCCTCCAAAGCGGCGGCAGCTCCGCCCTGGCCCTCGCCGCTCCCCCAGGCGAAGCCGGCTGGGCGGTCGGCCTCGGCGAAGGTGAGAGCTACCGTACCCTGTCACTCGTCGACGCCGCGCTGAGCGGCTCTGGCATCGCCGTCAAGGGCACCCACCTCGTTGACCCCCGCACCGGTGCGCCCGCGGCCCGGCGCCAACGCGTCTGGGCCCTGGCGGCCAACGCCGCCGCCTCGGATGCCCTCTCCACCGCCTTCTTCGTCATGACGGCGGACGAGATCACATCCTTCTGCGCGACGCATCCTACCATCGGCGCCGCCTGGCAACCGCCTGAAGGTGCCCTGCTCATCCGGGGCGCGTGGCCCGCCCTCCGCCCATGA
- a CDS encoding ADOP family duplicated permease, with protein sequence MKQSIRSLLRSPGHTLVALLTLALGIGVNTAMVSSVQAVLFRPAPFPHPEQIARIIGETPQGRMDMFSHAELQEIRAGTTAFASLTTLGWDYQTFAETGQPTTRLVGVNASAEMFTLFGALPALGRAFTAEENQPGRNHVIVISHTLWHERYGGRPDVLGRVVRLNGEPVEIIGVMPASFEFQPLWDQAQFWRPLSFTPEQQQWRDLRIFTLFGRLLPDSSLAAATAGLAPLAETQARAHPSIYGGFRYRVLSLQESVTDPLVRNISWMLLALSVFVLLIACANLANLQLARTTARARDLAIRAALGATRGTLIGHQLRECLVLALAGGALGLLVATGLNRVIARRLLGGTTDISLDLTTLGITCAVALFTGILFGIFPAWLAARTDVNAVLKQQARGSSAGRGQARARNLLIVAEVALALVLLGGAGVMHRGLARLLERPAGWDTGRILTGILPVPDARINNDPQRAAFFLQLESRLAALPGVEQAAIATSLPINGYNADRQVLRADQTPGSAAQLPAASHVMVTPGFFATLGIPLLEGRLFPADTRANGPRVVVINAALARALWPGQSAIGQRLGSMDSGTAYWAEVIGVVRDVDAVARLQPAATPFVVYKPLVHEPWGWVYLVVRSERPELQVDPLQRAVVALDPEMPSYGIWTVPQAVREVQHNVRLSAELLSAFALLGLALAAVGIYGVTANLVAQRTGEFGIRLALGARPSDLLRLVLWHGLTLAATGLLLGAAGALALARYLGSLMPRVAGLDFPALAGVAGLLLAVTLVACYLPARRATQVDPLEALRTE encoded by the coding sequence ATGAAACAGTCCATCCGCTCGCTCCTGCGCAGCCCCGGGCACACCCTCGTCGCTTTGCTCACGCTGGCCCTCGGCATCGGCGTCAACACCGCCATGGTCAGCAGCGTGCAGGCGGTGCTGTTCCGCCCCGCCCCGTTCCCGCACCCGGAGCAGATCGCCCGCATCATCGGCGAAACCCCGCAGGGCCGCATGGACATGTTTTCGCACGCGGAACTGCAGGAAATCCGGGCCGGGACCACGGCCTTCGCCTCGCTGACCACACTCGGCTGGGACTATCAGACCTTCGCCGAGACCGGCCAGCCGACCACGCGCCTCGTCGGGGTCAACGCCAGCGCGGAGATGTTCACCCTCTTCGGCGCGCTCCCCGCCCTCGGCCGCGCGTTCACCGCCGAGGAGAACCAGCCGGGGCGCAACCACGTGATCGTGATCAGCCACACCCTGTGGCACGAACGCTACGGCGGTCGCCCGGATGTGCTCGGCCGGGTCGTCCGGCTCAACGGCGAGCCGGTCGAGATCATCGGGGTGATGCCCGCCTCGTTTGAATTTCAACCGCTCTGGGACCAGGCCCAATTCTGGCGCCCCCTGAGCTTCACCCCCGAGCAGCAGCAGTGGCGCGACCTGCGCATTTTCACCCTGTTCGGCCGCCTTCTACCCGACTCCTCCCTCGCCGCGGCCACCGCCGGACTGGCCCCGCTCGCCGAGACCCAGGCCCGGGCTCATCCCTCGATTTATGGCGGGTTTCGCTATCGCGTGCTGTCCCTGCAGGAATCCGTCACCGATCCCCTCGTCCGCAACATCAGCTGGATGCTCCTCGCCCTCTCGGTCTTTGTCCTGCTCATCGCCTGCGCCAATCTGGCGAACCTGCAGCTGGCCCGCACCACCGCCCGCGCTCGCGACCTGGCAATCCGCGCCGCCCTCGGCGCCACCCGGGGCACCCTCATCGGCCACCAGCTGCGTGAATGCCTCGTCCTCGCCCTGGCCGGCGGCGCCCTTGGCCTGCTCGTGGCCACCGGCCTCAATCGCGTGATCGCCCGCCGGCTCCTCGGCGGCACCACCGACATCAGCCTCGACCTGACCACCCTGGGCATCACCTGCGCGGTGGCTCTCTTCACCGGCATCCTCTTCGGCATCTTCCCTGCCTGGCTCGCCGCCCGCACCGATGTGAACGCCGTGCTCAAGCAGCAGGCCCGCGGCTCCAGCGCCGGCCGCGGCCAGGCTCGCGCCCGCAATTTGCTCATCGTCGCCGAGGTCGCGCTCGCCCTCGTCCTGCTCGGCGGCGCAGGCGTCATGCACCGGGGCCTTGCCCGCCTGTTGGAACGGCCCGCCGGCTGGGATACCGGCCGGATCCTCACCGGCATCCTCCCCGTCCCCGACGCGCGCATCAACAACGACCCCCAGCGCGCCGCCTTCTTCCTCCAGCTCGAGAGCCGGCTGGCCGCCCTCCCCGGGGTCGAACAGGCCGCCATCGCCACCTCTCTCCCGATCAACGGCTATAACGCCGATCGCCAGGTGCTGCGCGCGGACCAGACCCCGGGCTCCGCCGCGCAACTCCCCGCCGCCAGCCACGTCATGGTCACTCCCGGCTTTTTCGCCACCCTCGGCATCCCGCTGCTCGAGGGCCGCCTGTTCCCCGCCGACACGCGGGCCAACGGCCCCCGCGTGGTCGTCATCAACGCCGCGCTCGCCCGCGCCCTCTGGCCGGGCCAGAGCGCGATCGGTCAGCGCCTGGGCAGCATGGACAGCGGCACCGCTTACTGGGCCGAGGTAATCGGGGTCGTGCGCGACGTCGACGCCGTCGCGCGGCTGCAACCCGCGGCCACGCCGTTTGTGGTCTACAAGCCCCTCGTGCATGAACCCTGGGGCTGGGTCTACCTCGTCGTCCGGAGCGAGCGGCCCGAACTGCAGGTCGATCCGCTCCAGCGCGCGGTGGTGGCCCTGGACCCGGAAATGCCCAGCTACGGCATCTGGACCGTTCCCCAGGCCGTGCGCGAGGTCCAGCACAACGTCCGCCTCTCAGCCGAGCTGCTTTCCGCCTTTGCCCTGCTGGGGCTGGCCCTCGCCGCGGTCGGGATCTACGGCGTGACCGCCAACCTCGTCGCCCAGCGCACGGGTGAATTCGGCATCCGCCTGGCGCTGGGGGCGCGGCCCTCCGACCTGCTGCGTCTGGTGCTGTGGCACGGTCTCACCCTCGCGGCCACCGGCCTCCTGCTCGGCGCCGCGGGCGCCTTGGCCCTCGCCCGCTACCTCGGCTCCCTGATGCCACGCGTCGCGGGCCTCGATTTTCCGGCCTTGGCCGGGGTCGCGGGGCTCCTGCTGGCCGTCACCCTCGTTGCCTGCTACCTGCCAGCCCGGCGGGCCACCCAGGTCGACCCCCTCGAAGCCCTGCGCACGGAATAA
- a CDS encoding tetratricopeptide repeat protein → MRRLLLPLTLATVLPAFAADQATRDQVAELFKQRQWAEAQAVLEKVTAAEPANAEAWNSLGLTHLARQDAVRAVTAFEKAVQLDPTKSEYVLQAGHAYGVSAVQAGLFGKMGFARKCKAAYDKAVELDPANINARWSLMEFCRQAPGFLGGGMEPAYAQAEAIRRLDARRGRAAYASLYSAEKKYAQAFALYEEVLRTQPADDDALFQVGRLAARSGEQLDRGLAALRQLATLPDRAGDARLHTLVGNILEKKGDKPGARAAYETALAGDPQYPQALEALRKLKEG, encoded by the coding sequence ATGCGCCGACTCCTCCTTCCCCTGACCCTCGCCACCGTGTTGCCCGCGTTCGCCGCCGACCAGGCCACCCGCGACCAGGTCGCCGAGCTCTTCAAGCAGCGCCAGTGGGCCGAGGCCCAGGCCGTGCTGGAAAAGGTCACCGCCGCCGAGCCCGCCAATGCCGAGGCCTGGAACTCCCTCGGCCTGACCCACCTCGCCCGCCAGGATGCCGTCCGCGCGGTCACCGCCTTTGAAAAGGCCGTCCAGCTGGATCCGACCAAGAGCGAGTATGTCTTGCAGGCCGGACACGCCTACGGGGTATCCGCCGTCCAGGCTGGCCTCTTCGGGAAGATGGGCTTCGCGCGGAAATGCAAGGCCGCCTACGACAAGGCCGTCGAGCTTGATCCCGCGAACATCAACGCCCGCTGGAGCCTCATGGAGTTCTGTCGGCAGGCGCCGGGCTTTTTGGGCGGCGGCATGGAGCCGGCCTACGCCCAGGCGGAAGCCATCCGCCGGCTCGATGCGCGTCGCGGGCGCGCGGCCTATGCCTCGCTCTACTCCGCGGAAAAGAAATACGCCCAGGCCTTCGCCCTGTACGAGGAGGTCCTGCGCACCCAACCCGCCGACGACGACGCCCTCTTTCAGGTCGGCCGCCTCGCCGCCCGCTCCGGCGAGCAACTCGACCGTGGCTTGGCCGCGCTCCGGCAACTGGCCACCCTGCCCGACCGCGCCGGCGACGCCCGCCTCCACACCCTCGTCGGCAACATCCTGGAAAAGAAAGGCGACAAGCCCGGGGCCCGGGCCGCATACGAAACCGCCCTCGCCGGGGACCCGCAATACCCCCAGGCCCTCGAGGCGCTGCGTAAGCTGAAGGAAGGCTGA
- a CDS encoding DUF6265 family protein has product MTIIRHFLLICLLPLALLGQETKEIAPSLERLTWLAGNWRLERNGRVVDEQWMAPAGGAMLGMSRTVAKSRVVEHEFMQIRVGPGGELYYIAQPSGQKEAAFRLLTQTETETVFENKEHDFPQTIGYSLRPDGSVLAWIAGPRDDGTTRRVEFPFRRIKP; this is encoded by the coding sequence ATGACCATCATACGCCACTTCCTCCTGATCTGCCTGCTGCCGCTCGCACTTCTTGGTCAGGAGACCAAGGAGATCGCACCGTCGCTGGAGCGGCTGACCTGGCTGGCGGGCAACTGGCGGCTGGAGCGCAACGGGCGGGTGGTGGACGAGCAATGGATGGCGCCGGCCGGCGGGGCCATGCTCGGCATGTCGCGCACGGTGGCGAAGAGCCGGGTGGTCGAGCATGAGTTCATGCAGATCCGCGTGGGGCCGGGCGGGGAGTTGTATTACATCGCCCAGCCGTCCGGGCAAAAGGAGGCGGCGTTCCGGCTGCTGACCCAGACGGAGACCGAGACCGTCTTTGAGAACAAGGAGCACGATTTCCCGCAGACGATCGGCTACAGCCTGCGTCCGGACGGCTCGGTGCTGGCGTGGATCGCCGGCCCGCGTGACGATGGCACGACGCGGCGGGTGGAATTTCCCTTCCGGCGGATCAAACCCTGA
- a CDS encoding MFS transporter — translation MSTPTGSTPSPSTDRPTRTRYWVIVFAVTLAIVQYVDRVAISQAMPDIAAEMQFSDAQKGMIFSAFTLAYALFEIPTGWLGDKLGAKKVLIRVVLWWSFFTAATGWAWSYASMLVTRFLFGAGEAGCFPNLTKALSTWLPKADRTRAQALMWMGARWGGAAAPLLVVAVMAFVSWRTAFMLFAIFGVVWAVIFYLWFRDNPREHPGVNAAELELLKENEHNVAGHGNVPWKKLVSRPAMWLLWAQYFCLSYGWYFYVTWLPTYLRDERGMDIKSNAFMGWLSGLLEGSMSPEMSLKVLAAALAGIPLFFGGFGSLTAGLISGRLISRGANVRNVRRAFGVIGLTGASTLLMASFYIRDPLLAMLSMGLASFSNDLTMPGSWASCMDIGGKYAGTVSGSMNMMGNFGGMAGPIVVGLVLSLTSRDWQLAFAISAVIYFLGAVCWLFIDPVTPLEKEEG, via the coding sequence ATGTCCACCCCGACCGGCTCCACCCCGAGCCCTTCCACCGACCGGCCGACGCGCACCCGCTATTGGGTGATCGTCTTTGCTGTTACCCTCGCCATCGTCCAATACGTCGACCGTGTGGCCATCTCGCAGGCCATGCCCGACATCGCGGCGGAGATGCAGTTCTCCGACGCGCAGAAGGGCATGATCTTCTCCGCCTTCACCCTGGCCTACGCCTTGTTCGAGATCCCGACTGGCTGGCTCGGGGACAAGCTCGGGGCGAAAAAGGTGCTGATCCGCGTCGTGCTGTGGTGGTCGTTCTTCACGGCGGCCACGGGCTGGGCCTGGAGCTATGCCTCGATGCTGGTTACCCGCTTTCTCTTTGGCGCCGGTGAGGCGGGCTGTTTTCCCAACCTCACCAAGGCGCTCAGCACCTGGCTGCCCAAGGCGGATCGAACGCGCGCGCAGGCGCTCATGTGGATGGGGGCGCGCTGGGGCGGGGCCGCCGCGCCACTGCTGGTGGTGGCGGTCATGGCCTTTGTGAGCTGGCGAACGGCATTCATGCTGTTCGCGATCTTCGGCGTGGTCTGGGCGGTGATCTTTTACCTATGGTTCCGCGACAACCCCCGCGAGCACCCGGGGGTCAATGCCGCCGAGCTGGAGCTGCTGAAAGAAAACGAGCACAACGTCGCCGGGCACGGCAACGTGCCGTGGAAAAAATTGGTGTCCCGCCCGGCCATGTGGCTGCTCTGGGCGCAGTATTTCTGCCTGAGCTACGGCTGGTATTTCTATGTGACCTGGTTGCCGACCTACCTGCGGGATGAGCGCGGCATGGACATCAAGAGCAATGCGTTCATGGGCTGGCTGTCTGGCTTGTTGGAGGGCTCCATGAGCCCGGAAATGTCCTTGAAGGTGCTCGCGGCGGCCCTGGCCGGCATCCCGCTCTTCTTCGGCGGGTTTGGTTCGCTCACGGCGGGGTTGATCTCCGGCCGCCTGATCAGCCGGGGCGCCAACGTGCGCAACGTGCGCCGGGCCTTCGGCGTCATCGGCCTGACCGGGGCCTCGACGCTGCTGATGGCCTCTTTCTACATCCGCGATCCGCTGCTGGCGATGTTGTCCATGGGACTGGCGAGTTTCAGCAACGACCTGACGATGCCGGGGAGCTGGGCGTCCTGCATGGATATCGGCGGCAAATACGCCGGCACCGTGTCCGGCAGCATGAACATGATGGGTAACTTTGGCGGCATGGCCGGTCCGATTGTCGTCGGCCTGGTGCTCTCGCTGACCAGCCGCGACTGGCAGCTGGCGTTCGCCATCTCCGCGGTGATTTATTTCCTCGGGGCCGTCTGCTGGCTGTTCATCGATCCGGTGACGCCGCTCGAAAAGGAAGAAGGATGA
- a CDS encoding glucose-6-phosphate dehydrogenase assembly protein OpcA — MPEFFDVLPGQEVPVGGISAGFKKLWADTPAKEGRAVQLNLVLHLGRRASAADALVQFQHLLNFARRYPARVVVLCPDYDEGRPVEIRAKIYGECFFGKAQADTRCVEFVILHYTMAARAHLESQVSVCLSTDLPLYYWAHAFAESRRIADYDYLLTRSARVLFDSAIVPADAFTFPWPNLSAVRDLAYTRTLPLRQNLGQFLSRYAPADIAAGLQTVTLRHQAEFAAEASCLLGWIKKGLVRGGSDLAPVSFTVKPEKCQGCFELSFGYADTKKIFLWQADLSKNQAVFTGDLGHGRTTLTVGAHLLTPELALAEAMFF, encoded by the coding sequence ATGCCTGAGTTCTTCGATGTCTTGCCCGGCCAGGAAGTGCCGGTCGGCGGGATCTCCGCCGGCTTCAAGAAGCTGTGGGCCGACACCCCCGCCAAGGAGGGCCGGGCCGTGCAGCTCAACCTCGTGCTGCACCTCGGGCGCCGCGCCTCCGCGGCCGACGCGCTGGTGCAGTTCCAGCACCTGCTGAATTTTGCCCGCCGTTATCCGGCCCGGGTGGTCGTGCTGTGTCCGGACTATGACGAGGGGCGCCCGGTCGAGATCCGCGCCAAGATCTACGGGGAGTGTTTCTTCGGCAAGGCGCAGGCCGACACCCGGTGCGTGGAGTTTGTCATCCTGCACTACACCATGGCCGCCCGGGCGCACCTGGAGAGCCAGGTCTCGGTCTGTCTGTCCACCGACCTCCCGCTGTATTACTGGGCCCACGCCTTTGCCGAGAGCCGGCGCATCGCGGACTACGATTACCTGCTGACACGCTCGGCGCGGGTGCTGTTCGACAGTGCGATCGTGCCGGCCGACGCCTTCACCTTTCCCTGGCCCAACCTCTCGGCGGTGCGCGATCTCGCCTACACGCGCACGCTGCCGCTCCGGCAGAACCTCGGCCAGTTCCTCAGCCGCTATGCGCCGGCGGACATCGCGGCGGGGTTGCAGACCGTCACGCTGCGCCACCAGGCCGAGTTCGCCGCCGAGGCCTCCTGCCTGCTGGGGTGGATCAAGAAGGGACTGGTGCGCGGCGGGTCGGACCTGGCGCCGGTCTCGTTCACGGTTAAGCCCGAGAAATGCCAGGGCTGTTTTGAGCTGAGCTTCGGGTACGCCGACACGAAGAAGATTTTTCTCTGGCAGGCTGACCTGTCGAAGAACCAGGCGGTGTTCACCGGCGACCTGGGCCATGGCCGCACGACGTTGACCGTCGGGGCGCACCTGCTGACGCCGGAGCTGGCGCTGGCCGAGGCGATGTTCTTCTGA
- the zwf gene encoding glucose-6-phosphate dehydrogenase: MADETPHPFLHGLSKHRGSPPTVVVIFGASGDLTARKLIPAIYNLAHDGLLPTDFYLIGFGRKPIPDAEFQQIAAGAIKEFSRREPTADVWGRLAPRTLYVSGGYDEKAAFDRLGDRIAGLEKEIGQQLQSLFYISTPPTVFAPIIRNLGASGLAARHLGQRHQSKVIIEKPFGRDLASAQTLNRELTAVFEESQVFRIDHYLGKETVQDLLVQRFANSIFEPIWNRNFIDHVQITVAEQVGVEARAGYYEQSGCLRDMIQNHTMQLLALTAMEPPVSMDAESVRDEKVKVLKAIQPLRLDGPDPDAARAQYGEGLIGGKPVKGYLEEKDVAPASATETYAALRLRINNWRWQGVPFYLRSGKHLARRVSEIAVRFKRPPGSLFAESERFQLAPNTLAFQIQPDEGLSLVLNAKIPGLETRTQPVKMNFKYATTFGSNTPEAYERLVLDAMIGDGTLFIRGDETERSWQLITPIHEKWAAQGRTGMDTYASGSWGPKTAVDLLSVNGHNWREP; this comes from the coding sequence ATGGCAGACGAAACGCCTCATCCCTTTCTCCACGGCCTGAGCAAGCACCGCGGCTCGCCGCCGACGGTGGTGGTCATCTTCGGCGCCTCCGGCGACCTCACCGCCCGCAAGCTGATTCCCGCGATCTACAACCTCGCGCACGACGGGCTGCTGCCGACGGATTTCTACCTCATCGGTTTCGGCCGCAAGCCGATCCCCGACGCGGAATTTCAGCAAATCGCCGCCGGGGCCATCAAGGAATTCTCCCGCCGTGAGCCGACCGCCGACGTGTGGGGCCGGCTCGCGCCGCGCACGCTGTACGTGAGCGGGGGTTACGACGAGAAGGCCGCGTTTGACCGGCTGGGCGATCGCATCGCCGGTTTGGAAAAGGAAATCGGCCAGCAGCTCCAGAGCCTGTTCTACATCTCCACGCCGCCCACGGTCTTCGCCCCGATCATCCGCAACCTCGGCGCCAGCGGCCTCGCCGCGCGCCACCTGGGGCAGCGCCACCAGTCGAAGGTCATCATCGAAAAACCCTTCGGCCGCGACCTGGCCAGCGCCCAGACGCTGAACCGCGAGCTCACCGCGGTGTTCGAGGAGTCGCAGGTCTTCCGTATCGACCACTACCTCGGCAAGGAGACCGTGCAGGACCTGCTGGTCCAGCGTTTCGCCAACTCGATCTTCGAGCCGATCTGGAACCGGAATTTCATCGACCACGTGCAGATCACCGTGGCCGAGCAGGTGGGCGTCGAGGCGCGCGCCGGCTACTACGAGCAGAGCGGCTGCCTGCGCGACATGATCCAGAACCACACCATGCAGCTGCTCGCGCTGACCGCGATGGAGCCGCCGGTCTCGATGGATGCCGAGTCGGTGCGCGACGAGAAGGTGAAGGTGCTCAAGGCCATCCAGCCGCTCCGGCTCGACGGGCCTGATCCCGATGCCGCCCGCGCCCAGTACGGCGAGGGGCTGATCGGGGGCAAACCGGTGAAAGGCTACCTCGAGGAGAAGGATGTCGCGCCGGCCTCCGCCACCGAGACCTACGCGGCGCTCCGGCTCCGCATCAACAACTGGCGCTGGCAGGGCGTGCCGTTCTACCTCCGCTCCGGCAAGCATCTCGCCCGGCGCGTCAGTGAGATCGCCGTGCGTTTCAAGCGCCCGCCGGGCAGCCTGTTTGCCGAGTCCGAGCGGTTCCAGCTCGCCCCCAACACGCTCGCGTTCCAGATCCAGCCGGACGAGGGCCTGAGCCTCGTGCTCAACGCCAAGATCCCCGGCCTCGAGACCCGCACGCAGCCGGTGAAGATGAATTTCAAGTACGCCACGACCTTCGGTTCCAACACCCCGGAGGCCTACGAGCGCCTGGTGCTCGACGCCATGATCGGGGACGGCACGCTGTTCATCCGCGGGGACGAGACCGAGCGGTCCTGGCAGCTGATCACGCCGATCCACGAGAAGTGGGCCGCGCAGGGCCGCACGGGCATGGACACCTATGCCTCGGGCTCGTGGGGCCCGAAGACCGCCGTCGACCTGCTCTCGGTCAACGGGCACAACTGGCGGGAACCGTGA
- a CDS encoding YraN family protein — protein sequence MIRWLKSLLNRLKPTPPPATSAEAEAGSRGEQAAADFLRGRQGYTIVTRNWHSPRDRRDEIDLVCRDGEVLVFVEVKARAEGALVSGYQAVDERKKRALRRAVQTYLAQLVPAPRTFRFDIVEVTLSQRLPAQVMHYENAPLFPKGYHLARPAPAKDAAGTA from the coding sequence ATGATTCGCTGGCTCAAATCGCTCCTGAACAGACTGAAGCCCACGCCGCCGCCTGCGACCAGCGCGGAAGCCGAGGCGGGCAGCCGGGGGGAGCAGGCGGCGGCGGATTTTCTCCGCGGCCGGCAGGGGTACACGATCGTGACGCGCAACTGGCACAGCCCGCGGGACCGCCGGGATGAGATCGACCTGGTGTGCCGGGACGGCGAGGTGCTGGTCTTTGTCGAGGTGAAGGCGCGCGCGGAGGGCGCACTGGTGAGCGGCTACCAGGCGGTGGACGAACGCAAGAAGCGGGCGCTGCGTCGCGCCGTGCAAACCTACCTCGCGCAGTTGGTGCCGGCGCCGCGGACCTTCCGTTTCGACATCGTGGAAGTGACGCTGAGCCAGCGGCTGCCGGCGCAGGTCATGCATTACGAGAACGCGCCCTTGTTTCCCAAGGGTTATCATCTCGCCCGGCCGGCGCCGGCGAAGGATGCGGCGGGCACCGCCTGA